Proteins encoded in a region of the Agromyces protaetiae genome:
- a CDS encoding PhoH family protein, protein MTARGRGRRPASTSRANTLGAGAVVATGATSQSGGRQAGRAAAQPRFASQGATSQAERTYVLDTSVLLSDPRALFRFAEHAVVLPVVVITELEAKRNDPEIGYFARQALRILDELRVEHERLDFPISVGDGGSLRVELNHSNPAVLPSGLQLGDNDSRILACAANLANDGVAVTVVSKDLPLRVKAAAIGLEAEEYRAELAIDSGWNGMADLSLGSNDMAKLYEHEQLVIGGAAGMPINTGLVLHSDRGSALGRVVGDDGEVRLVRGDRELFGVHGRSAEQRLAVDLLLDQEIGILSLGGRAGTGKSALALCAGLEAVLERQQHKKIMVFRPLYAVGGQELGYLPGDQAEKMNPWAQAVFDTLGSVVSDNVLDEVIERGILEVLPLTHIRGRSLHDAFVIVDEAQSLERNVLLTVLSRIGQNSRVVLTHDVAQRDNLRVGRHDGVASVIETLKGHPLFAHITLTRSERSAIAALVSEMLDGAELA, encoded by the coding sequence ATGACCGCTCGTGGAAGGGGTCGCCGGCCGGCTTCGACAAGCCGAGCGAACACGCTCGGGGCGGGAGCGGTCGTGGCAACAGGTGCAACTTCCCAGTCCGGTGGTCGACAGGCGGGGCGCGCTGCGGCGCAGCCCCGTTTCGCGTCTCAAGGGGCGACGAGTCAGGCCGAACGGACCTACGTGCTCGACACGTCGGTGCTGCTGTCCGATCCGCGGGCGCTGTTCCGATTCGCCGAACACGCCGTGGTGCTCCCCGTGGTGGTCATCACCGAGCTCGAGGCCAAGCGAAACGACCCCGAGATCGGCTACTTCGCGCGGCAGGCGCTGCGAATCCTCGACGAGCTGCGGGTCGAGCACGAACGGCTCGACTTCCCGATCTCGGTCGGCGACGGCGGTTCGCTCCGCGTCGAGCTCAACCACTCGAACCCGGCGGTGCTGCCCAGCGGGCTGCAGCTCGGCGACAACGACTCGCGCATCCTCGCGTGTGCGGCGAACCTCGCGAACGACGGCGTCGCGGTCACCGTGGTCTCCAAGGACCTGCCGCTGCGGGTGAAGGCCGCCGCGATCGGCTTGGAGGCCGAGGAGTATCGCGCGGAGCTCGCGATCGACTCGGGCTGGAACGGCATGGCCGACCTCTCGCTCGGGTCGAACGACATGGCGAAGCTCTACGAGCACGAGCAGCTCGTCATCGGCGGCGCGGCCGGCATGCCGATCAACACGGGCCTCGTGCTGCACTCCGACCGCGGTTCCGCGCTCGGCCGGGTCGTCGGCGACGACGGCGAGGTGCGGCTCGTGCGCGGTGACCGCGAGCTGTTCGGGGTGCACGGACGGTCGGCCGAGCAGCGGCTCGCGGTCGACCTGCTGCTCGACCAGGAGATCGGCATCCTCTCGCTCGGCGGGCGTGCGGGCACCGGCAAGTCGGCGCTCGCGCTGTGCGCTGGGCTCGAGGCGGTGCTCGAGCGACAGCAGCACAAGAAGATCATGGTCTTCCGCCCGCTCTACGCCGTGGGAGGCCAGGAACTCGGCTACCTCCCGGGCGATCAGGCCGAGAAGATGAACCCGTGGGCGCAGGCCGTGTTCGACACGCTCGGCTCGGTGGTCTCCGACAACGTGCTCGACGAGGTGATCGAGCGCGGAATCCTCGAGGTGCTGCCGCTCACGCACATCCGCGGTCGTTCGCTGCACGACGCGTTCGTGATCGTCGATGAGGCGCAGTCGCTCGAGCGCAACGTGCTGCTCACCGTGCTCAGCCGCATCGGACAGAACTCGCGGGTCGTGCTCACGCACGACGTCGCGCAGCGCGACAACCTGCGGGTGGGCCGGCACGACGGCGTCGCCTCGGTCATCGAGACGCTGAAGGGGCATCCGCTCTTCGCCCACATCACGCTCACACGCAGCGAGCGCTCCGCGATCGCCGCTCTTGTGAGCGAGATGCTCGACGGCGCCGAGCTCGCCTGA
- a CDS encoding class II fumarate hydratase, whose protein sequence is MGEVRVPVSALYGAQTQRAVENFPISGDGLEPAQIAALARIKRAAAQANAQLGVLDVDIAQAIVAAADEVIAGQHGFTDQFPLDVYQTGSGTSSNMNMNEVLAALATEKLGAKVHPNDHVNASQSSNDVFPTSVHIAVTAALIDDLIPALDHLAVALEAKSAAWAELVKPGRTHLMDATPVTLGQEFGGYARQVRLGIERVRTALPRVAEVPLGGTAVGTGINTPAGFPQLVIELLQRDTELPITEAADHFEAQANRDGLVDASGALRTIAVSLTKICNDIRWMGSGPNTGLAELHIPDLQPGSSIMPGKVNPVVPEAVLMVAARVIGNDATIAWSGASGTFELNVQIPVMGTALLESIRLLTNAVRILADKTVDGLEPNHDRIAALAGMSPSIVTPLNKLIGYEAAAKIAKHSVAKGITVREAVVDLGYLERGELTEAQLDAALDLLSMTHPPVA, encoded by the coding sequence ATGGGCGAGGTGCGGGTTCCCGTGTCGGCGCTCTACGGTGCGCAGACGCAGCGCGCCGTCGAGAACTTCCCGATCTCGGGCGACGGCCTCGAGCCCGCGCAGATCGCCGCGCTGGCGCGCATCAAGCGCGCCGCCGCGCAGGCGAATGCGCAGCTCGGCGTACTCGACGTCGACATCGCGCAGGCGATCGTCGCGGCGGCCGACGAGGTCATCGCGGGGCAGCACGGCTTCACCGACCAGTTCCCGCTCGACGTCTACCAGACCGGCAGCGGCACGAGCTCCAACATGAACATGAATGAGGTGCTCGCCGCGCTCGCGACCGAGAAGCTCGGCGCCAAGGTGCACCCGAACGACCACGTCAACGCGTCGCAGTCCTCGAACGACGTGTTCCCCACGTCGGTGCACATCGCGGTGACCGCCGCGCTCATCGACGACCTCATCCCCGCGCTCGACCACCTCGCGGTCGCACTCGAGGCGAAGTCCGCCGCGTGGGCCGAGCTGGTGAAGCCCGGCCGCACGCACCTCATGGATGCCACGCCCGTCACCCTCGGCCAGGAGTTCGGCGGCTATGCCCGCCAGGTGCGGCTCGGCATCGAGCGCGTCCGTACCGCGCTCCCCCGCGTGGCCGAGGTGCCGCTCGGCGGCACCGCGGTCGGCACGGGCATCAACACGCCTGCGGGCTTCCCGCAGCTGGTCATCGAGCTGCTGCAGCGCGACACCGAGCTGCCGATCACCGAGGCCGCCGACCACTTCGAGGCGCAGGCGAACCGCGACGGCCTCGTCGATGCCTCGGGCGCGCTCCGCACGATCGCCGTGAGCCTCACGAAGATCTGCAACGACATCCGCTGGATGGGTTCGGGCCCGAACACGGGCCTCGCCGAATTGCACATCCCCGACCTGCAGCCGGGCTCGTCGATCATGCCGGGCAAGGTCAACCCGGTCGTGCCCGAGGCCGTGCTCATGGTCGCCGCGCGCGTCATCGGCAATGACGCGACCATCGCGTGGTCGGGCGCGTCGGGCACGTTCGAGCTGAACGTGCAGATCCCGGTCATGGGCACGGCGCTGCTCGAGTCGATCCGGCTGCTCACGAACGCCGTGCGCATCCTCGCCGACAAGACCGTCGACGGCCTCGAGCCGAACCACGACCGCATCGCGGCCCTCGCGGGCATGTCGCCGTCGATCGTGACGCCGCTGAACAAGCTCATCGGCTACGAGGCCGCCGCGAAGATCGCGAAGCACTCGGTCGCCAAGGGCATCACGGTGCGCGAGGCCGTCGTCGACCTCGGGTACCTCGAGCGCGGCGAGCTCACCGAGGCGCAGCTCGACGCCGCCCTCGACCTGCTCTCGATGACGCACCCGCCGGTCGCGTAG
- a CDS encoding carbonic anhydrase: MSEPSVTPAEAWRDLRQGNERFVSGQPSHPRQNAERRSAVALQQTPRVAIFGCADSRLSAEIIFDLGLGDAFVVRNAGQVVTDSVLGSLEYAVGVLGVPLILVLGHDECGAVRAAIESQAADASPLPPHIASLTDRIVPAVRKVAGAAADAPVNPTDVDAAYVGREHLRTTVQELIDGSEMISDAIAEGRLAVVGANYRLVEGRAETDVVVGRI, from the coding sequence GTGTCGGAGCCGAGCGTGACCCCCGCAGAAGCCTGGCGGGACCTCCGCCAGGGCAATGAGCGGTTTGTGTCGGGCCAGCCGTCGCACCCGCGGCAGAACGCCGAGCGCCGCTCGGCGGTCGCGCTGCAGCAGACGCCGCGCGTCGCGATCTTCGGCTGCGCCGACTCGCGCCTGTCGGCCGAGATCATCTTCGACCTCGGCCTCGGCGATGCGTTCGTCGTGCGTAATGCCGGCCAGGTCGTGACCGACTCGGTGCTCGGCTCGCTCGAGTACGCGGTCGGGGTGCTCGGCGTCCCGCTCATCCTCGTTCTGGGGCACGACGAGTGCGGCGCGGTGCGCGCCGCGATCGAGTCGCAGGCTGCGGATGCCTCGCCGCTGCCCCCGCACATCGCGTCGCTGACCGACCGCATCGTGCCCGCCGTGCGCAAGGTCGCGGGTGCCGCCGCCGACGCCCCGGTGAACCCGACCGACGTCGACGCGGCGTACGTCGGGCGCGAGCATCTGCGCACGACCGTGCAGGAGCTCATCGACGGCTCCGAGATGATCTCCGACGCGATCGCCGAAGGTAGGCTGGCCGTCGTGGGTGCGAACTACCGGCTCGTCGAGGGCCGTGCCGAGACCGACGTCGTCGTCGGCCGCATCTGA
- a CDS encoding DUF4245 family protein gives MARESRAPRVVAELGRPETPEETAARKAENSLKHRQRQTVMNLVYALVASLALVLVIVLVVPRSDTAMEPDIDVAATAAQAQAAVSAPLAVPELPEGWRANAAEIRRSDADQVTAWYVGYLTPDDEFIGMYQAIDANPTWVAELLARTGATGTTTIDGIDWTVYDNRSTSDPVGNAKYGMVTEAGDTTFVLLGTAAPAEFGALADAITPAIQDQ, from the coding sequence ATGGCCCGCGAATCGCGCGCGCCCCGGGTCGTCGCCGAGCTCGGCCGGCCCGAGACGCCCGAAGAGACCGCGGCACGCAAAGCCGAGAACAGCCTCAAGCACCGGCAGCGGCAGACCGTGATGAACCTCGTCTACGCACTGGTCGCGAGCCTCGCCCTCGTGCTGGTGATCGTGCTCGTGGTGCCGCGCAGCGACACCGCCATGGAACCCGACATCGACGTCGCGGCGACCGCGGCGCAGGCGCAGGCCGCCGTGAGCGCCCCGCTCGCGGTGCCCGAGCTGCCCGAGGGCTGGCGTGCGAACGCGGCCGAGATCCGGCGCAGCGACGCCGACCAGGTGACCGCCTGGTACGTCGGCTATCTGACGCCCGACGACGAGTTCATCGGCATGTACCAGGCCATCGACGCCAACCCGACATGGGTCGCCGAGCTGCTCGCCCGCACCGGCGCGACCGGCACGACGACGATCGACGGCATCGACTGGACCGTGTACGACAACCGGTCGACGTCCGACCCGGTGGGCAATGCCAAGTACGGCATGGTCACCGAGGCGGGCGATACGACGTTTGTGCTGCTCGGCACGGCCGCGCCGGCCGAGTTCGGCGCGCTCGCCGACGCGATCACGCCCGCGATCCAAGACCAATGA
- a CDS encoding exodeoxyribonuclease VII small subunit, with the protein MPTPTDVAQLSYEQARDELVQVVAELEQGQTTLEQSLALWERGEALAARCEEWLIGAKARLDQARAGGRASESDASGA; encoded by the coding sequence ATGCCAACCCCCACGGATGTCGCCCAGCTGAGCTATGAGCAGGCGCGCGACGAACTCGTGCAGGTCGTGGCCGAGCTCGAGCAGGGCCAGACCACGCTCGAGCAGTCGCTCGCGCTCTGGGAGCGTGGCGAGGCGCTCGCGGCACGGTGCGAAGAGTGGCTGATCGGCGCGAAGGCGCGTCTCGACCAGGCCAGGGCCGGCGGCCGGGCCTCCGAATCCGACGCGAGCGGCGCCTGA
- the xseA gene encoding exodeoxyribonuclease VII large subunit, whose amino-acid sequence MTGGWERPLAQGPTTREAPWPVSVLSGKLKEYVDRLGTVWVEGELTQWGISAGNVYGKLKDCDVDATVSFTIWSSVRARLTEKFAQGDRVVALVKPNWWVKGGSLTMQVYDLRHVGLGDLLERLERLRAQLAAEGLFAADRKKPLPFLPGVVGLVTGRDSDAEQDVLRNARLRWPAVEFRTVYAAVQGDRTVPEVVRAIERLDADPEVEVIIVARGGGDFQNLLGFSDERLVRAAAAASTPIVSAIGHEADRPLLDEVADLRASTPTDAAKRVVPDVAEELSRVEHTRARLGMRLSAILTREIDRIEHLRSRPSLATTSWIVDRRAEEVTRYVARGSELVERMLERQQHRIGELRGHLRALSPQATLDRGYAIVQGADGHVLYEASAAPAGASLTVTLADGRVAAESRGPVPGPTATATDGRSGAASGG is encoded by the coding sequence ATGACGGGCGGCTGGGAGCGTCCATTGGCCCAAGGCCCCACCACGCGCGAGGCGCCGTGGCCCGTCTCCGTGCTCTCCGGGAAGCTCAAGGAGTATGTCGACCGGCTCGGCACCGTCTGGGTCGAGGGCGAGCTCACGCAGTGGGGCATCTCCGCGGGCAACGTCTACGGCAAGCTCAAGGACTGCGACGTCGACGCCACGGTCTCATTCACGATCTGGTCGTCGGTGCGGGCCCGGCTCACCGAGAAGTTCGCCCAGGGCGACCGCGTGGTCGCGCTCGTGAAGCCGAACTGGTGGGTCAAGGGCGGCTCGCTCACCATGCAGGTCTACGACCTGCGGCACGTCGGGCTCGGCGATCTGCTCGAGCGGCTCGAACGGTTGCGCGCGCAGCTCGCGGCCGAGGGTCTGTTCGCGGCGGACCGCAAGAAGCCGCTGCCGTTCCTGCCGGGCGTCGTCGGGCTCGTCACGGGCCGCGACTCCGACGCCGAGCAGGATGTGCTGCGCAACGCCCGCCTGCGCTGGCCCGCGGTCGAGTTCCGCACGGTCTACGCCGCGGTGCAGGGCGACCGCACCGTGCCCGAGGTCGTGCGGGCCATCGAGCGGCTCGACGCCGACCCCGAGGTCGAGGTCATCATCGTCGCGCGCGGCGGCGGCGACTTCCAGAACCTGCTGGGCTTCAGCGACGAGCGCCTGGTGCGCGCGGCCGCGGCGGCGTCGACGCCCATCGTGAGCGCGATCGGGCACGAGGCCGATCGGCCGCTGCTCGACGAGGTCGCCGATCTGCGTGCGTCGACGCCGACCGACGCCGCCAAGCGCGTCGTGCCCGACGTCGCCGAGGAGCTCTCGCGCGTCGAGCACACGCGCGCGCGGCTCGGCATGCGGCTCTCCGCGATCCTCACGCGCGAGATCGACCGCATCGAGCATCTGCGGTCCCGGCCGTCGCTCGCGACGACGTCGTGGATCGTCGACCGCCGCGCCGAAGAGGTGACGCGCTACGTCGCACGCGGCAGCGAGCTGGTCGAGCGGATGCTCGAGCGACAGCAGCACCGCATCGGCGAGCTGCGCGGGCACCTGCGCGCGCTGTCGCCGCAGGCCACGCTCGACCGGGGGTATGCGATCGTGCAGGGCGCCGACGGTCACGTGCTGTACGAGGCATCCGCCGCGCCCGCCGGAGCATCACTCACCGTGACGCTCGCCGACGGCCGCGTCGCCGCCGAGTCGCGCGGCCCGGTGCCCGGGCCGACGGCGACGGCGACGGATGGCCGCTCAGGCGCGGCCTCGGGCGGATAG
- a CDS encoding 4-hydroxy-3-methylbut-2-enyl diphosphate reductase: MPRIPSVRGRLKDIPVAGGKRVLLAAPRGYCAGVDRAVIAVEKALEHYGAPVYVRKQIVHNIHVVTELEKQGAVFVEEVDEVPEGAHVVFSAHGVSPAVVNAAADRGLHAIDATCPLVTKVHREAVRFARDDYEILLIGHEGHEEVEGTAGEAPDHVTLVNSPDDVPNIEVRDPDKVVWLSQTTLSVDETMETVRRLRERFPNLQDPPSDDICYATQNRQVAIKKVAQDADLVIVVGSANSSNSVRLVEVALEYGAKAAYRVDFSTEIKQEWLDGVQTIGVTSGASVPEGLVTEVLMDLADAGYGDVAEVKTAEEDLMFSLPKELRKDLAGNRDARALGGRSRG; encoded by the coding sequence ATGCCGAGGATCCCGAGCGTGCGCGGCCGGCTCAAGGATATCCCGGTCGCCGGAGGCAAGCGTGTCCTGCTCGCCGCGCCGCGCGGCTACTGCGCCGGCGTCGACCGCGCGGTGATCGCGGTCGAGAAGGCGCTTGAGCACTACGGTGCGCCGGTGTACGTGCGCAAGCAGATCGTGCACAACATCCACGTCGTCACCGAGCTCGAGAAGCAGGGCGCGGTCTTCGTCGAAGAGGTCGACGAGGTGCCAGAGGGCGCCCACGTCGTGTTCAGCGCGCACGGCGTCTCGCCGGCCGTCGTGAACGCGGCCGCCGACCGCGGGCTGCACGCGATCGACGCAACCTGCCCGCTCGTCACCAAGGTGCACCGTGAGGCCGTGCGCTTCGCGCGCGACGACTACGAGATCCTGCTCATCGGTCACGAGGGGCATGAAGAGGTCGAGGGCACGGCGGGCGAGGCGCCCGACCACGTGACGCTCGTGAACAGCCCCGACGACGTGCCGAACATCGAGGTGCGCGACCCCGATAAGGTCGTCTGGCTGTCGCAGACCACGCTCTCGGTCGACGAGACCATGGAGACCGTGCGGCGTCTCCGCGAGCGGTTCCCGAATCTGCAGGACCCGCCCTCCGACGACATCTGCTACGCGACGCAGAACCGCCAGGTCGCGATCAAGAAGGTCGCGCAAGACGCCGACCTCGTGATCGTCGTCGGCTCGGCGAACTCCTCGAACAGCGTGCGCCTCGTCGAGGTCGCGCTCGAGTACGGCGCGAAAGCCGCCTACCGCGTCGACTTCTCGACCGAGATCAAGCAGGAATGGCTCGACGGCGTCCAGACGATCGGCGTCACCAGCGGTGCATCCGTGCCCGAGGGGCTGGTGACCGAGGTGCTCATGGACCTGGCCGACGCCGGGTACGGCGACGTCGCCGAGGTCAAGACCGCCGAGGAGGACCTCATGTTCTCGCTCCCGAAGGAGCTGCGCAAAGACCTCGCCGGCAACCGCGACGCGCGCGCCCTCGGCGGTCGCTCGCGCGGCTGA
- a CDS encoding DUF6264 family protein, whose product MTHDEAARTADETGGRSAAAPVPPRDERPRPRYGEYAPEGWSWQPPADETTSADATPAPAPAAATTPAQPAPVAQDTPAGAAERKPAPAWDRIITIALLVLGAFGAWDSARSMQQLGQQIQTTYNMLGIGDFTPPEWLPTLSVAGIVLQLSLYATVLGLTILRMRRRRIAFWIPLTGGAVSVVITVVFMAVVVFSDPTYLGFIQSQVPTPTTAP is encoded by the coding sequence ATGACTCACGACGAGGCCGCTCGCACCGCCGACGAGACCGGGGGCCGCTCCGCGGCCGCGCCGGTGCCGCCACGCGACGAGCGGCCTCGTCCGAGATACGGCGAGTACGCACCCGAGGGTTGGAGCTGGCAGCCTCCGGCTGACGAGACGACGTCGGCGGATGCCACGCCCGCTCCTGCGCCCGCGGCCGCGACAACTCCGGCACAGCCCGCGCCGGTCGCTCAGGACACCCCGGCCGGCGCGGCGGAGCGCAAGCCCGCGCCCGCGTGGGACCGCATCATCACGATCGCCCTGCTCGTGCTCGGCGCCTTCGGCGCCTGGGACTCGGCGCGCTCGATGCAGCAGCTCGGCCAGCAGATCCAGACCACCTACAACATGCTCGGCATCGGCGACTTCACGCCGCCCGAGTGGCTGCCGACGCTCTCCGTGGCGGGCATCGTCCTGCAGCTCTCGTTGTACGCGACCGTGCTCGGACTCACGATCCTCCGCATGCGCCGGCGGCGCATCGCGTTCTGGATCCCGCTCACCGGCGGCGCGGTCTCGGTCGTGATCACCGTCGTCTTCATGGCGGTCGTGGTCTTCAGCGACCCGACCTACCTCGGGTTCATCCAGTCGCAGGTCCCGACGCCGACGACCGCCCCGTAG
- the fbaA gene encoding class II fructose-bisphosphate aldolase translates to MPIATPEQYAEMLDTAKAKGFAFPAFNVSSSQTLNAVLQGLAEAGSDGIIQVTTGGADYFAGQSVKARATGALAFAKFATEVAKSYDITVALHTDHCPKNALDDFVLPLIAASEEEVKAGRNPIFQSHMWDGSAVPLDENIKIAEDMIARTKAINAILEVEIGVVGGEEDGVAHEGSNDALYTTTADVTKAVEALGLGEQGRWIAALTFGNVHGVYAPGNVKLRPALLGEIQAGIAERFGTGEKPLDLVFHGGSGSTDAEIAEAVANGVIKMNIDTDTQYAFTRSIAGYMFENYEGVLKVDGSVGNKKKYDPRAWGKVAESAMAVRVQESTRQLGSAGQSISA, encoded by the coding sequence ATGCCCATCGCCACCCCAGAGCAGTACGCCGAGATGCTCGACACCGCCAAGGCCAAGGGCTTCGCCTTCCCCGCCTTCAACGTCTCGAGCTCGCAGACCCTGAACGCGGTGCTGCAGGGCCTCGCCGAGGCCGGCTCCGATGGCATCATCCAGGTCACGACCGGCGGCGCCGACTACTTCGCGGGCCAGTCGGTGAAGGCCCGCGCCACCGGCGCGCTCGCGTTCGCGAAGTTCGCGACCGAGGTCGCGAAGAGCTACGACATCACGGTGGCCCTGCACACCGACCACTGCCCGAAGAACGCGCTCGACGACTTCGTGCTGCCGCTCATCGCCGCCTCCGAAGAAGAGGTCAAGGCGGGCCGCAACCCGATCTTCCAGTCGCACATGTGGGACGGCTCCGCCGTGCCGCTCGACGAGAACATCAAGATCGCCGAAGACATGATCGCGCGCACCAAGGCGATCAACGCGATCCTCGAGGTCGAGATCGGCGTCGTCGGCGGCGAGGAGGACGGCGTCGCGCACGAGGGCTCCAACGACGCGCTCTACACGACCACCGCCGATGTCACGAAGGCCGTCGAGGCGCTCGGCCTCGGCGAGCAGGGCCGCTGGATCGCGGCACTCACGTTCGGCAACGTGCACGGTGTGTACGCGCCCGGCAACGTCAAGCTCCGGCCGGCGCTGCTCGGCGAGATCCAGGCCGGCATCGCCGAGAGGTTCGGCACCGGCGAGAAGCCCCTCGACCTCGTCTTCCACGGCGGCTCGGGGTCGACCGACGCGGAGATCGCCGAGGCGGTCGCCAACGGCGTCATCAAGATGAACATCGACACCGACACGCAGTACGCGTTCACGCGCTCGATCGCCGGGTACATGTTCGAGAACTACGAGGGCGTGCTGAAGGTCGACGGATCCGTCGGGAACAAGAAGAAGTACGACCCGCGCGCCTGGGGCAAGGTGGCGGAGTCGGCGATGGCCGTGCGCGTCCAGGAGTCCACGCGTCAGCTCGGCTCGGCCGGCCAGTCGATCAGCGCGTAA
- a CDS encoding NAD(P)H-dependent oxidoreductase produces the protein MNLYSLMQQRTEAQGPIRVGVIGAGKFSSMFLTQASTTPGIHVVGVADINVPKAKAALERTGWAAERYAAVSLEDAVKTGGTHVLENSDELISFGPIEVILEITGNPIIGTYHALKAIDNGKHVIMVNVEADCMVGPILQRRAQAAGVVYAMAYGDQPALICEMVDWARTVGFDVVAAGKGTKYLPEYNYSTPDTVWNYYGFTDEQLASGDYNPKMFNSFLDGTKSAIEMAAVANGTGLIPQDEGLNFTPAGVDELSTLIIPKEHGGTLSRTGTVEIVSSLNRDGSDVYRDLRWGVYVTFEARTDYAVQCFAEYGVQTDPSGRFGELYRPYHMIGLELGVSIAAAVLRGEATGSPTGFRGDVVTTAKKDLRAGDTLDGEGGYTVFGKLAPAAVSLERNALPLGLAHGAKLIRDVPKDRTVSWDDIDADESLLAVQVRRELEAEFRAEHEAEQAAAA, from the coding sequence ATGAATCTCTACTCGCTGATGCAGCAGCGAACCGAGGCGCAGGGTCCCATCCGGGTCGGCGTCATCGGCGCCGGAAAGTTCTCGTCGATGTTCCTCACGCAGGCATCGACCACCCCCGGCATCCACGTCGTCGGTGTCGCCGACATCAACGTGCCGAAGGCCAAGGCCGCGCTCGAGCGCACCGGCTGGGCCGCCGAGCGGTACGCCGCGGTCTCGCTCGAGGACGCCGTGAAGACCGGCGGCACGCACGTGCTCGAGAACTCCGACGAGCTGATCTCGTTCGGGCCGATCGAGGTCATCCTCGAGATCACCGGCAACCCGATCATCGGCACGTACCACGCGCTCAAGGCCATCGACAACGGCAAGCACGTGATCATGGTCAACGTCGAGGCGGACTGCATGGTCGGCCCGATCCTGCAGCGTCGCGCGCAGGCCGCCGGCGTCGTCTACGCGATGGCCTACGGCGACCAGCCCGCACTGATCTGCGAGATGGTCGACTGGGCCCGCACCGTGGGCTTCGACGTCGTCGCGGCCGGCAAGGGCACCAAGTACCTTCCCGAGTACAACTACTCCACGCCCGACACGGTGTGGAACTACTACGGCTTCACCGACGAGCAACTGGCCTCGGGCGACTACAACCCGAAGATGTTCAACTCGTTCCTCGACGGCACGAAGTCGGCCATCGAGATGGCCGCCGTCGCGAACGGCACCGGGCTCATCCCGCAGGACGAGGGCCTGAACTTCACGCCCGCCGGCGTCGACGAGCTCTCCACCCTGATCATCCCGAAGGAGCACGGCGGCACGCTCAGCCGCACGGGCACGGTCGAGATCGTCTCGAGCCTGAACCGCGACGGGTCCGACGTGTACCGTGACCTCCGCTGGGGCGTCTACGTCACGTTCGAGGCCCGCACCGACTACGCGGTGCAGTGCTTCGCCGAGTACGGCGTGCAGACCGACCCGTCGGGTCGCTTCGGCGAGCTGTACCGCCCGTACCACATGATCGGCCTCGAGCTCGGTGTCTCGATCGCGGCCGCGGTGCTCCGCGGCGAGGCGACCGGCTCGCCCACCGGCTTCCGCGGCGACGTGGTCACCACGGCCAAGAAAGACCTGCGCGCGGGCGACACGCTCGACGGCGAGGGCGGCTACACGGTGTTCGGCAAGCTCGCCCCCGCGGCGGTCTCGCTCGAGCGCAACGCGCTCCCGCTGGGCCTCGCGCACGGCGCCAAGCTCATCCGCGACGTCCCCAAGGACCGCACGGTCTCGTGGGACGACATCGACGCCGACGAATCGCTGCTGGCCGTCCAGGTCCGCCGCGAACTCGAAGCGGAGTTCCGCGCCGAGCACGAGGCCGAGCAGGCCGCAGCGGCCTGA
- a CDS encoding FadR/GntR family transcriptional regulator — MAQIEERILDGRLKAGDHLPSERELATLLGVSRPSLRESLRVLEALGVVDIRRGGGPDGGAVLHSTPGDGMVNLLKLQIALAHFSWVDVLETRMSLEAWSVEEAAYRANDDDHRELAAILDHMEDPTIDSAEFNRLDATFHVRIAESTGNALTAHFMGSLRTAIHRQMVEMYAQLEDWRETAKIVRAEHREILEAIVERDGRRASELVRHHIADFYKISPRGGSTIPS; from the coding sequence ATGGCGCAGATCGAGGAGCGGATTCTCGACGGACGGCTGAAGGCCGGCGATCACCTGCCGAGCGAGCGCGAGCTCGCCACGCTGCTGGGGGTCTCACGCCCCTCGCTCCGGGAATCCTTGCGGGTGCTCGAAGCATTGGGCGTCGTGGACATCCGGCGGGGCGGCGGCCCCGACGGCGGTGCGGTGCTGCACAGCACCCCCGGCGACGGGATGGTCAACCTCCTCAAACTGCAGATCGCGCTCGCACACTTCAGCTGGGTCGACGTCCTCGAGACACGTATGTCGCTCGAGGCCTGGAGCGTGGAGGAGGCGGCCTATCGGGCGAATGACGACGACCACCGCGAACTCGCCGCGATCCTCGACCACATGGAGGATCCGACGATCGACTCGGCGGAGTTCAACCGCCTCGACGCCACGTTCCACGTCAGGATCGCGGAATCGACCGGCAACGCGCTGACCGCTCACTTCATGGGCTCGCTGCGAACGGCCATCCATCGCCAGATGGTCGAGATGTACGCGCAGCTCGAGGACTGGCGGGAGACCGCCAAGATCGTCCGGGCCGAACACCGCGAGATCCTCGAGGCGATCGTCGAACGCGACGGGCGCAGAGCCTCAGAACTGGTACGGCACCACATCGCCGACTTCTACAAAATCAGCCCCCGCGGGGGGAGCACGATCCCGAGCTGA